The Plasmodium sp. gorilla clade G2 genome assembly, chromosome: 4 genome has a segment encoding these proteins:
- a CDS encoding mitochondrial ribosomal protein S12 precursor, putative has translation MFFTLSNKLSYKKGTHVIIKYNPFIINQFFFKKWIYKTPYDKSEIIFSNMKKGIIGENKYNNKICNNPVLNDKGITSISYMYDEKIKKNKPQITNNNNNNNINNNYNYNYDLFISTRAFYHSYLFNNIKRTFSTKNIRGRLFYKRRPKQIPKLKKKNWRSKWLEGAPQKRGICLKVRVQTPKKPNSGLKKIARVRLSTGRIVSVYIPGIGHNLNTHSIILVRGGRCKDIPGCNYKAIRGVYDLLPVKNRFRGRSKYGVKLSEDKRKHLLERYNFKHITIKKDRDEFNKYKWFNYVDKDKKLREKPLEPQENVPINIFHFNTYYRNKKFKQNGDI, from the coding sequence ATGTTTTTTACCTTATCCAATAAGCTTAGTTATAAAAAAGGTACCCatgtaattataaaatataatccttttattataaatcaatttttctttaaaaaatggatatataAAACCCCATATGATAAGAgtgaaataattttttcaaatatgaAAAAGGGGATAATCggagaaaataaatataataataaaatatgtaataatcctgtattaaatgataaaggTATTACAAGTATATCCTATATgtatgatgaaaaaataaaaaaaaataaacccCAAATAacaaacaataataataataataatattaataataattataattataattatgatttatttattagtACACGTGCATTTTATCATTCCTATTTGTTCAACAACATAAAACGTACGTTTAGCACAAAAAATATTCGAGGaagattattttataaaagaagaCCTAAGCAAATACCAAAactaaaaaagaaaaactgGAGATCTAAATGGTTAGAAGGAGCTCCACAAAAAAGAGGAATATGTTTAAAGGTTCGTGTTCAAACACCAAAGAAACCAAATTCTGGTTTAAAGAAAATAGCTAGAGTTAGATTATCTACGGGTAGAATAGTATCTGTATATATACCAGGTATAGGTCATAATTTAAATACTCATAGTATTATATTAGTAAGAGGTGGTAGATGTAAAGATATTCCTGGATGTAATTATAAAGCAATAAGAGGtgtatatgatttattaCCAGTAAAAAATAGATTTAGAGGTAGAAGTAAATATGGTGTTAAACTTTCAGAAGATAAAAGAAAACATTTATTAGAaagatataattttaaacatattactattaaaaaAGATAGAGATGAattcaataaatataaatggttCAATTATGtagataaagataaaaaactACGTGAAAAACCATTAGAACCTCAGGAAAATGTACCTATTAATATCTTCCACTTTAATACCTactatagaaataaaaaatttaaacaaaatggtgatatataa
- a CDS encoding phosphopantothenoylcysteine synthetase, putative, which yields MKEEYFAEDPKFFNKKLRPKNLDEILKFLKEKFILNDEDKIVLITSGGTKVPLEKIEIRNIDNFSTGKRGTLICEYFLKINKKVIFLHRKGSYIPFEYHLKDLAKMENLKVEENNIRFNLKKENETNILIDNLQNYKMYYNNLLLISYDTIFEYGFYLIEISNLLNQHMINKYQNTFLLKNIYHKLKQEQNINNLLLYEIFYSTNNILNDMLLFFSSIQNKKCSEIITHQNQSYKLYYKLLLFLNLRFDVYSNNQFFINLQLFFKYIFSLLSNIIQMKENYNIQQEDIQNIVYYIQLLIKNFNSEVLHDNIKEEEMVQNNMNSNNINEQMNQNNMSSNKINEEMVQNNMNSNNINEQMNQNNMSSNKINEEMVQNNMNSNNINEQMNQNNMSSNKINEEMVQNNMNSNNINGEMVQNNMNSNKINEQMNQNNMNSNKINEEMVQNNIKNIHNINHCDDNKINNADNNLSNTDTYKLHNNNLTHNDYHLNNFSFNINKYINEEKGKNKKTNQHISEQFLFPTHLVIMCAAASDFYIPYDEMHENKIDSNYSPLCIQLCLTPKFYKIINSHFPLLKYCIFKLEDEEKILIDKSNERIKYTDLLIANLLTQRYDYVYIFKKQFEYILLKKSNTEQIENDICYEICKHFSIL from the coding sequence atgaaaGAAGAATATTTTGCAGAGGATCCCAAGTTTttcaataaaaaattaagacCAAAAAATTTGGatgaaattttaaaatttttaaaagaaaagttcatattaaatgatgaagataaaATAGTATTGATTACATCAGGTGGTACTAAAGTACCACTAGAAAAAATCGAGATAAGAAATATTGATAATTTTTCTACTGGTAAAAGAGGAACATTAATATgtgaatattttttgaaaataaataagaaagtaatatttttacatagaAAAGGTTCATATATACCTTTTGAATATCATTTAAAAGATTTAGCAAAAATGGAAAATTTAAAagttgaagaaaataatattagatttaatttaaaaaaagaaaatgaaacaaatattttaatagatAATTtgcaaaattataaaatgtattataataacCTTCTTCTAATTTCATATGATACTATATTTGAATATGGTTTTTATTTAATCGAAATtagtaatttattaaatcaacatatgataaacaaatatcaaaatacttttttattaaaaaatatatatcataaattaaaacaagaacaaaatataaataatttattattatatgaaattttttattcaacaaataatatattaaatgatatgctattatttttttcgtcTATACAAAATAAGAAATGTTCTGAAATTATTACACATCAAAATCAATCttacaaattatattataaattattgttATTCTTAAACTTGCGTTTTGATGTATATTCAAATAaccaattttttataaacttacaactattttttaaatatattttttctttattaagtaatattatacaaatgaAAGAAAACTATAATATACAACAGGaggatatacaaaatatagtttattatatacaattgcttataaaaaattttaactCGGAAGTACttcatgataatataaaagaagaagaaatggtacaaaataatatgaacagtaataatataaatgaacaaatgaaccaaaataatatgagcagtaataaaataaatgaagaaatggtacaaaataatatgaacagtaataatataaatgaacaaatgaaccaaaataatatgagcagtaataaaataaatgaagaaatggtacaaaataatatgaacagtaataatataaatgaacaaatgaaccaaaataatatgagcagtaataaaataaatgaagaaatggtacaaaataatatgaacagtaataatataaatggagAAATggtacaaaataatatgaacagtaataaaataaatgaacaaatgaaccaaaataatatgaacagtaataaaataaatgaagaaatggtacaaaataatataaaaaatatccaCAATATTAATCattgtgatgataataaaataaacaacgcagataataatttatcaaataCAGATACATATAAGTTACATAATAACAATCTTACACATAAtgattatcatttaaataatttttcatttaatataaataaatatattaatgaagaaaaagggaaaaataaaaaaacaaatcaaCATATATCAGaacaatttttatttcctaCACATTTGGTTATAATGTGTGCTGCAGCTAGCGATTTTTATATTCCATATGATGAAATgcatgaaaataaaattgatagTAATTATTCACCTCTTTGTATTCAATTATGTTTAACTcctaaattttataaaatcataAATTCACATTTTCCTCTTCtaaaatattgtatattcaaattagaagatgaagaaaaaatactTATTGATAAATCAAATGAACGAATTAAATATACAGATTTATTAATAGCTAATTTATTAACACAAAGATATgattatgtgtatatttttaaaaagcaATTTGAATATATCCTTTTGAAAAAATCAAATACTGAACAAATCGAAAATGATATATGTTATGAGATATGTAAGCATTTTTCAAtcttatga